From Pseudorca crassidens isolate mPseCra1 chromosome 15, mPseCra1.hap1, whole genome shotgun sequence, one genomic window encodes:
- the UBALD1 gene encoding UBA-like domain-containing protein 1 yields MSVNMDELKHQVMINQFVLTAGCAADQAKQLLQAAHWQFETALSAFFQETNIPYSHHHHQMMCTPANTPATPPNFPDALTMFSRLKASESFHSGGSGSPMAATATSPPPHFPLATTGSFAAPSWPAVASPPGGAQHHQPQQPPLWTPAPPSPVSDWPPLVPQRAASEPRAHPAMEAER; encoded by the exons ATGTCCGTGAACATGGACGAGCTCAAGCACCAGGTCATGATCAACCAGTTCGTGCTGACGGCCGGCTGCGCAGCCGATCAGGCGAAGCAGCTGCTGCAGGCGGCCCACTGGCAGTTCGAG ACGGCCCTCAGCGCCTTTTTCCAAGAGACCAACATCCCCTAcagccaccatcaccaccagatG ATGTGCACTCCAGCCAACACCCCCGCCACGCCCCCCAACTTCCCCGATGCCCTCACCATGTTCTCCCGTCTCAAGGCCTCCGAGAGCTTCCACAGTGGAGGCAGCGGCAGCCCGATGGCCGCCACGGCCACGTCGCCCCCGCCGCACTTCCCACTCGCCACCACCGGCAGCTTCGCGGCACCCAGCTGGCCGGCTGTGGCCTCGCCCCCAGGGGGGGCACAGCACCACCAGCCGCAGCAGCCGCCCCTGTGGACTCCGGCACCCCCTTCCCCGGTGTCAGACTGGCCGCCCCTGGTCCCCCAACGGGCCGCCTCAGAACCCAGAGCCCACCCTGCCATGGAGGCCGAGAGATAA